AAAATTAGCTTTATCTTAATTTAAAAATAGATAAATAAATTTCAGGAGGTGAAAAAATGCCAACTATTAGCCAATTAGTAAGAAAAGGCAGAAAAACAGCAGTAGTTAAATCAACTGCACCAGCACTTAAAGAGTGTCCACAAAGAAGAGGGGTATGTACAGTTGTTAAAACAACAACTCCTAAGAAGCCTAACTCAGCGTTAAGAAAAGTTGCAAGAGTTAGATTAACAAATGGATATGAAGTAACTGCATATATTGGTGGTATAGGTCACAACTTACAAGAACATAGTGTTGTTCTTATAAGAGGTGGAAGAGTTAAAGACCTTCCTGGTGTTAGATACCATATTGTAAGAGGTGCATTAGATTGTGCTGGAGTAGCTAACAGATTACAAGGAAGATCAAAGTACGGTGCGAAAAGACCTAAACAAAAATAGGATTTTTAACTAAGTGTAGTGCTTATCTGTAACAGAATTTATAGATTTAAATTTTAGTTTATATATAGATGTAAAAGATGTAGCACTTTACGGTATTAAGAGTACCGA
The DNA window shown above is from Clostridium beijerinckii and carries:
- a CDS encoding 30S ribosomal protein S12; translation: MPTISQLVRKGRKTAVVKSTAPALKECPQRRGVCTVVKTTTPKKPNSALRKVARVRLTNGYEVTAYIGGIGHNLQEHSVVLIRGGRVKDLPGVRYHIVRGALDCAGVANRLQGRSKYGAKRPKQK